One genomic region from Anabaena sp. PCC 7108 encodes:
- a CDS encoding fatty acid desaturase: MNTLEQKTWMTQADYAKKLRPLLPPEAFLPDKNKLWILLINLAIMILGWGIANYLDEWNWYLLWLYLPLTLVMANSVVVLLFSTHDLLHSRTIKNPWLRQIISLLGFTMLWMPPTLWKAVHNREHHNKTNSLEDPDRNYLDSQPKTWGKWIQNAFVPSAEVNPILLFIGMGHAWGIHAFRNITSVLLFNNGKAEYPVVAFTVSGKERRAIALELLMIIGIHASILTYLEFHPIKLLLGYFLPIWIGYAVLIFYIYTNHMLCPMTSVNDVLINSLSIRVPKLFDLLHLNFSYHTEHHIFPGINSDYAPMVQKLLQTHYPERFNLLNAGKVWKLMLQTPRHYKDNNTFTDWSGKKSVECLSPGTNHLTEQSNPL, from the coding sequence ATGAATACACTTGAACAAAAAACTTGGATGACGCAAGCTGATTATGCTAAAAAACTGCGTCCTTTATTACCACCAGAAGCATTCTTACCTGATAAAAATAAACTCTGGATTCTGTTAATTAATCTAGCAATCATGATTCTAGGTTGGGGAATTGCAAATTACCTTGATGAATGGAATTGGTATTTGCTCTGGCTCTATTTACCATTAACATTGGTGATGGCAAATAGTGTTGTTGTTCTCCTTTTTAGCACCCACGATTTGCTACATAGCCGCACAATTAAGAACCCTTGGTTAAGACAAATAATTAGTTTACTGGGATTTACAATGTTATGGATGCCCCCAACTTTATGGAAAGCAGTACATAATCGAGAACATCACAATAAAACCAATTCTTTAGAAGATCCAGATCGCAATTATTTAGACAGCCAACCTAAAACTTGGGGTAAATGGATTCAGAATGCTTTTGTACCGTCGGCTGAAGTAAATCCTATTTTATTGTTTATAGGTATGGGTCATGCTTGGGGTATTCACGCATTTCGTAATATTACCTCAGTTTTATTATTCAACAATGGTAAAGCTGAATATCCTGTAGTAGCTTTTACAGTTAGTGGTAAGGAACGACGGGCAATTGCTCTAGAATTGTTAATGATCATCGGTATCCATGCCAGCATCTTAACTTACTTAGAATTCCATCCAATCAAACTTCTTCTTGGCTACTTCTTACCAATTTGGATAGGCTATGCAGTTCTGATATTTTATATCTATACGAATCATATGTTATGTCCAATGACAAGTGTAAATGATGTCCTGATTAATAGTCTTTCTATTCGAGTTCCTAAACTATTCGATCTACTACATTTAAACTTTTCTTATCACACAGAACATCACATTTTTCCTGGCATAAATTCAGATTACGCGCCAATGGTACAAAAATTATTACAAACACATTATCCTGAACGGTTCAATTTGTTAAATGCTGGCAAAGTATGGAAATTGATGCTACAAACCCCTCGTCATTACAAAGATAACAACACCTTCACAGACTGGTCTGGAAAAAAATCCGTGGAATGCCTAAGCCCAGGCACAAATCATCTGACTGAGCAGAGTAATCCTCTATGA
- a CDS encoding PspA/IM30 family protein codes for MKKAVYWIMGERAGRTIVGTWNWLWGMPVESGGKVAVAVAEESLQSMQEAVQKLAQAVAAQEGAYKTAKRKYEAKITESKTLEQQAMIAQRSGNEEAARMSMSKAIQTEQILPKLEEMVKQAEMAVKASKDKLNRERMKLENYKADMQNMKDMSEVNEALAMIAKVNNEFDIGSAKSDFEKAKGAVERRNLKTEALAELSENPAEKLQAEIENMTLDDEVARRLQRLQDSTPKQISE; via the coding sequence ATGAAAAAAGCTGTCTACTGGATAATGGGTGAAAGGGCAGGAAGAACTATAGTTGGGACTTGGAACTGGTTATGGGGAATGCCTGTAGAGTCAGGTGGTAAAGTAGCTGTAGCAGTTGCTGAAGAATCTCTACAGTCCATGCAAGAAGCCGTTCAGAAACTAGCTCAAGCTGTTGCGGCTCAAGAAGGTGCTTATAAAACCGCCAAGCGCAAATATGAGGCAAAAATTACAGAATCCAAAACTCTAGAGCAACAAGCCATGATTGCTCAACGTAGTGGTAATGAAGAAGCAGCGCGAATGTCCATGAGTAAGGCCATTCAAACGGAGCAAATCTTGCCGAAACTGGAGGAAATGGTTAAACAGGCGGAAATGGCTGTAAAGGCTTCTAAAGATAAACTCAACCGTGAGCGCATGAAGCTAGAAAACTACAAAGCCGATATGCAAAATATGAAAGATATGTCAGAGGTGAATGAAGCCCTGGCTATGATTGCTAAGGTCAATAATGAATTTGATATTGGTTCGGCTAAAAGTGACTTTGAAAAAGCTAAAGGTGCAGTTGAACGTCGGAATCTCAAGACAGAGGCTTTAGCAGAATTATCTGAAAATCCAGCAGAAAAGCTACAGGCCGAAATTGAAAATATGACATTAGACGATGAAGTTGCCCGTCGTTTGCAAAGGTTACAAGATTCTACACCCAAACAAATATCAGAATAA
- a CDS encoding phosphate ABC transporter substrate-binding protein has product MSQRSGPPPIVFILLFLGLLGGGYWWFFMRKPASTPTSVGGNTITTTVAFPLPTTVASGTTVKIDGSTSMVTINQNLKNGFEKQFPGTTVEAIGNGTDRGIQDLLAGRVDIAAASRPLTAQEQGQGLKAVTVTQDAIAIIVGKANPFNQGLTSSQIADIFQGKINNWSAVGGSPATIRVINRPVISGTHQTFKELVLKGANFGTTPNITTLQRDATTPLIQALGIDGIGYATFAQVANQQTVRVVVVDGLTPDTSSYPYQRPLYYVYKDPANVGVQAFLGYATSPPGQQALALGN; this is encoded by the coding sequence ATGAGTCAGAGAAGCGGACCACCTCCTATTGTTTTTATCTTGCTGTTTTTGGGGCTTTTGGGTGGTGGTTACTGGTGGTTTTTCATGCGTAAGCCGGCTTCAACCCCTACATCTGTAGGTGGTAATACAATAACCACTACAGTAGCTTTCCCGCTACCAACAACAGTAGCCAGCGGTACTACCGTAAAAATAGACGGTTCTACCAGTATGGTGACAATTAACCAAAATCTCAAAAATGGTTTTGAGAAACAGTTTCCAGGTACAACAGTAGAAGCAATTGGGAACGGGACAGATAGAGGAATTCAGGATCTTTTAGCTGGTAGAGTTGATATTGCCGCAGCCTCCAGACCATTGACAGCACAAGAGCAAGGTCAGGGATTAAAGGCTGTTACTGTAACACAAGATGCGATCGCTATCATCGTTGGTAAAGCAAATCCTTTTAACCAAGGATTAACCAGTAGTCAAATTGCAGATATATTTCAGGGAAAAATTAATAATTGGTCAGCAGTGGGTGGTTCACCTGCGACTATCCGGGTCATTAACCGACCAGTAATTAGTGGCACACATCAAACATTTAAAGAATTGGTGCTAAAAGGCGCTAATTTTGGGACTACGCCTAACATTACTACACTACAACGAGATGCCACAACTCCCTTAATTCAAGCTTTGGGAATTGATGGTATTGGCTATGCGACCTTTGCACAAGTGGCAAATCAGCAAACGGTGCGAGTCGTAGTAGTTGATGGTTTGACTCCAGATACAAGTAGTTATCCCTACCAGCGTCCACTGTATTATGTCTATAAAGACCCTGCTAATGTAGGAGTGCAAGCATTTCTAGGCTATGCAACTTCACCCCCAGGACAACAAGCTCTAGCATTAGGAAATTGA
- a CDS encoding 1-acyl-sn-glycerol-3-phosphate acyltransferase yields MTRTREPLISLALYHAFKWSVVSPLLHTYFRVKIYGVENVPQTGKVLVVSNHASYFDPPIVSSCVRRPVAYMAKEELFKVPVLAQAIKLYGAYPVSRGSADRTAIRSALECLDNGWAVGVFLEGTRTPDGRITDPKRGAALLAAKAKVPFLPVSLWGTGKILQPGSSFPRSVAITVRIGKLIDAPSSTNKQELEALTQKCASVINEMHDLGR; encoded by the coding sequence GTGACTAGAACTCGTGAACCATTAATTAGTCTGGCACTTTACCACGCATTTAAGTGGTCAGTGGTTAGTCCCTTGCTGCATACTTACTTTCGGGTCAAGATTTATGGAGTAGAAAATGTCCCCCAAACCGGAAAAGTGCTAGTAGTCAGTAATCATGCTAGTTACTTTGACCCACCAATTGTTTCTAGTTGTGTACGTCGTCCCGTCGCGTACATGGCTAAAGAAGAATTATTTAAAGTCCCTGTTTTAGCACAAGCAATTAAATTATACGGTGCTTACCCGGTTAGTCGGGGAAGTGCCGATCGCACCGCCATCCGTTCTGCTTTAGAATGTCTTGATAATGGTTGGGCTGTAGGTGTTTTTTTAGAAGGGACTCGTACTCCAGATGGTCGGATTACTGACCCCAAAAGAGGTGCAGCACTACTAGCCGCAAAGGCGAAAGTACCTTTTTTACCAGTAAGTTTATGGGGTACTGGCAAAATTTTACAACCTGGTTCATCCTTTCCTCGTTCCGTTGCCATTACTGTCAGAATTGGCAAATTAATTGATGCCCCTAGTTCCACTAATAAACAAGAATTGGAGGCATTGACACAAAAATGTGCATCTGTAATTAATGAAATGCATGATTTAGGAAGATAG
- a CDS encoding MraY family glycosyltransferase produces MNLDNSLKSLGIADPSGTGWLAVVFTFILAWLVTWRLMPIIRKFALRVGWADQPNARRLNREPLPNAGGLAIYAGVIAALVLASLLRPIELQGVLAQVLTILLGGSILVLVGFIDDQFGLPPSVRLWAQITTALLLVANGISIKVMFGTPIDSLLSMALTILWVVGITNAINLMDGMDGLAGGISFITAMSLLAVSAQFNNRAAATLVLAALAGAALGFLRHNFHPSRIIMGDAGAYFFGYVLAATSILGKLQQNTVYALIPTVLFLLLPVLDTTQVFIRRLLAGKNPLSTPGKDHLHHRLLAWGLSQRHAAFTLWSITLCFNLLAMRAQGMSLMVMIACASSIILLLAFTVLQRIYSREQRTGNSEHG; encoded by the coding sequence ATGAACCTAGATAACTCCCTGAAGTCCCTTGGTATTGCTGACCCTAGCGGCACCGGCTGGTTGGCGGTAGTTTTTACTTTTATCTTGGCTTGGCTGGTAACGTGGCGTTTAATGCCAATTATACGCAAATTTGCTTTGCGGGTGGGTTGGGCAGACCAACCTAACGCCCGGCGACTCAATCGAGAACCTTTACCTAATGCAGGAGGTTTGGCTATCTATGCTGGTGTAATTGCCGCTTTGGTACTAGCCAGCCTTTTACGTCCTATTGAACTCCAAGGCGTATTAGCTCAAGTTTTAACGATTCTGTTAGGAGGTTCGATATTAGTCCTTGTGGGCTTTATTGATGACCAATTTGGCTTACCCCCTTCTGTCCGTTTGTGGGCGCAAATTACAACAGCACTGTTGCTGGTTGCCAATGGTATCAGCATCAAAGTGATGTTTGGTACTCCTATTGATTCGCTACTGTCGATGGCGTTGACTATTTTGTGGGTTGTAGGTATTACCAATGCTATTAACTTGATGGATGGCATGGATGGTTTGGCAGGAGGAATTAGCTTTATTACTGCTATGAGTTTGTTAGCTGTTTCTGCCCAATTTAATAATCGGGCGGCGGCTACCTTAGTTTTGGCTGCTTTGGCAGGAGCAGCATTGGGCTTTTTGCGCCATAATTTCCATCCGTCACGTATTATCATGGGTGATGCTGGAGCCTATTTTTTTGGTTATGTACTAGCAGCAACTAGTATTTTAGGCAAACTTCAACAAAATACCGTTTATGCTCTGATCCCCACGGTTTTATTTCTACTGTTGCCAGTTTTAGACACTACTCAGGTGTTTATCCGGCGACTCTTGGCAGGAAAAAACCCTCTGAGTACTCCTGGTAAAGACCATTTGCATCACCGCTTACTGGCTTGGGGATTATCTCAACGCCATGCTGCTTTTACATTGTGGTCAATTACGTTGTGTTTTAACTTGTTGGCAATGAGAGCGCAGGGGATGAGTTTGATGGTGATGATAGCCTGTGCCAGTAGTATTATTTTGCTTTTAGCTTTTACTGTCTTGCAAAGAATTTACAGCAGGGAACAGAGAACAGGGAACTCTGAACATGGTTAA
- the groL gene encoding chaperonin GroEL (60 kDa chaperone family; promotes refolding of misfolded polypeptides especially under stressful conditions; forms two stacked rings of heptamers to form a barrel-shaped 14mer; ends can be capped by GroES; misfolded proteins enter the barrel where they are refolded when GroES binds) — protein sequence MAKIIAFNEESRRSLEKGINALADAVKITLGPKGRNVLLEKKFGIPQIVNDGITVAKEIELEDPLENTGARLIQEVASKTKDIAGDGTTTATVLAQAIIKEGLKNVAAGTNPISLKRGIDKTVELLVAEIAKIAKPVEGSAIAQVATVSAGNDEEVGNMLALAMEKVTKDGVITVEESKSLTTELEVVEGMQVDRGYISPYFITNNERMTVEFENARILITDKKISSIQDLVPVLEKVARAGQALLIIAEDVDGDALATLVVNKARGVLTVAAIKAPGFGERRKALLQDIAILTDGQMISEEIGLSLDTATLEMLGTARQIIIDKENTTIVAGSTTKPEIQQRIAQIRKQLEETDSDYDTEKLQERIAKLAGGVAVIKVGAATETELKDRKLRIEDALNATKAAVEEGIVPGGGTTLIYLASKIEAIKNSLDPEERIGAEIVERALEAPLRQIADNAGVEGSVIVAKVRETDINIGYNAATDEFEDLIVAGIIDPAKVVRSALQNAASIAGMVLTTEAIIVEKPEKQAAAAPDAGMGGMGGMGGMGGMGGMGMF from the coding sequence ATGGCCAAGATTATTGCATTTAATGAAGAATCACGACGGTCTTTAGAAAAGGGTATTAACGCCTTGGCTGACGCGGTGAAAATCACCTTGGGGCCAAAAGGTCGTAATGTCCTTTTAGAAAAAAAATTTGGTATACCTCAAATTGTCAACGATGGTATCACTGTTGCCAAAGAAATTGAACTAGAAGATCCTCTGGAAAATACCGGAGCTAGACTAATTCAAGAAGTAGCCTCCAAAACCAAAGATATTGCTGGAGATGGCACTACTACTGCCACGGTTTTAGCACAGGCTATCATTAAGGAAGGGTTAAAGAACGTTGCCGCCGGCACAAACCCCATTAGCTTAAAACGAGGAATTGATAAAACCGTTGAATTGCTAGTGGCAGAAATTGCCAAAATAGCCAAGCCAGTAGAAGGTAGTGCGATCGCTCAAGTTGCTACTGTTTCTGCTGGTAATGACGAAGAAGTTGGCAATATGCTGGCTCTAGCAATGGAAAAAGTCACCAAAGATGGTGTCATCACCGTTGAAGAATCCAAATCCCTCACAACTGAACTAGAAGTAGTCGAAGGGATGCAAGTTGACCGGGGTTACATTTCCCCCTACTTCATCACCAACAACGAACGGATGACGGTGGAATTTGAAAACGCCCGCATTTTGATTACCGACAAAAAAATCAGCAGCATTCAGGATTTAGTACCTGTATTAGAAAAAGTTGCCCGTGCAGGTCAAGCTTTGCTGATCATTGCCGAAGATGTGGATGGAGACGCTTTGGCCACTTTAGTTGTCAACAAAGCACGGGGTGTGCTGACGGTTGCAGCAATTAAAGCCCCTGGATTTGGTGAACGCCGCAAAGCTTTATTACAGGATATCGCCATTCTCACAGATGGACAGATGATTTCTGAAGAAATCGGTTTAAGTCTGGACACCGCTACTTTAGAAATGTTGGGTACTGCCCGCCAAATCATCATTGACAAAGAAAACACTACTATTGTCGCTGGTAGCACCACTAAGCCAGAAATCCAACAGCGAATTGCTCAAATTCGCAAGCAGTTAGAAGAAACTGATTCTGACTACGACACAGAAAAATTGCAAGAACGCATCGCTAAACTAGCTGGTGGTGTGGCAGTTATCAAGGTGGGTGCAGCTACAGAAACCGAACTCAAAGACCGTAAACTGCGGATTGAAGATGCACTCAACGCTACTAAAGCCGCAGTCGAAGAGGGTATTGTCCCTGGTGGTGGCACTACTCTGATTTATCTGGCTTCCAAAATAGAAGCAATTAAAAACAGCCTCGACCCCGAAGAAAGGATTGGCGCTGAGATTGTCGAAAGAGCGCTAGAAGCTCCCTTACGTCAAATTGCAGACAATGCTGGTGTTGAAGGTTCCGTGATTGTTGCCAAAGTGCGAGAAACTGATATTAACATCGGCTATAACGCTGCTACAGACGAATTTGAAGATTTAATTGTCGCAGGTATTATCGATCCTGCTAAAGTTGTCCGTTCAGCTTTACAAAACGCCGCTTCTATTGCTGGGATGGTTTTAACTACCGAAGCAATCATCGTTGAGAAGCCTGAGAAGCAAGCTGCCGCTGCCCCTGATGCTGGTATGGGTGGCATGGGCGGTATGGGCGGTATGGGCGGCATGGGCGGCATGGGTATGTTCTAA
- the corA gene encoding magnesium/cobalt transporter CorA yields MIKKIRRTPKFLTKEYTKEHHHQPGTLPGTIIIDENADQPIIFIIDYNQTNFIREQIINPEDCFNYLDTESVSWVDVQGLGNRDVLERLGKVFDLHPLVLEDVVNMTERPKIEDYEDQLLIIARMVVPKERGYGFYSEQVSLVLGKYYLLTVQEEAEHDCLEGVRVRIDKNKGIIRKQGADYLAYSLLDAIIDGFFPVLELYGEQIEELEQEVIIKPTPKTLRKIYQIRRELLQLRRAIWPQRDAINSLIRDGSELISDEVRIYLRDCYDHTVQVMDMVETYRELASGLMDVYLSAVSNKMNEIMKLLTVVSSIFIPLTFVAGIYGMNFNTEKSPYNMPELNWYWGYPLCLAFMAIVAGGLIFFFWQRGWLNNSVDIKHD; encoded by the coding sequence ATGATTAAAAAAATTCGCCGTACTCCTAAATTCTTAACTAAAGAATATACCAAAGAACACCATCATCAACCAGGAACTCTGCCTGGCACGATCATCATTGATGAAAATGCTGACCAGCCAATTATTTTTATAATTGACTATAACCAAACTAACTTTATCCGTGAACAAATCATTAACCCTGAAGATTGCTTTAATTATTTGGATACAGAATCTGTTTCTTGGGTAGATGTACAAGGCTTAGGTAATAGAGATGTTTTAGAACGCTTGGGTAAAGTTTTTGATTTACATCCTCTAGTTTTAGAAGATGTGGTCAATATGACAGAACGTCCGAAAATTGAGGATTATGAAGACCAATTGCTGATTATTGCTCGTATGGTAGTCCCAAAGGAACGGGGCTATGGTTTCTATAGTGAACAAGTAAGTTTAGTATTGGGAAAATATTATTTACTCACAGTTCAGGAGGAAGCAGAACATGATTGTCTAGAAGGAGTGAGAGTGCGAATTGACAAAAATAAAGGTATTATCCGCAAACAAGGAGCCGATTATTTAGCTTATTCTTTATTAGATGCCATTATTGATGGTTTTTTTCCTGTTTTAGAACTTTATGGAGAACAAATTGAAGAGCTAGAGCAGGAAGTAATTATTAAACCTACCCCAAAAACATTAAGAAAAATTTATCAAATTAGAAGAGAACTACTGCAATTACGTCGGGCAATTTGGCCACAAAGAGATGCAATTAATTCTTTAATTAGAGATGGTAGTGAACTAATTAGTGATGAAGTGAGAATTTATTTGCGCGACTGTTATGATCATACGGTGCAAGTGATGGATATGGTGGAAACTTACCGAGAACTAGCTTCTGGATTAATGGATGTCTATCTTTCCGCAGTTAGCAACAAAATGAATGAAATTATGAAATTACTAACGGTGGTTTCATCAATTTTTATTCCCTTAACTTTTGTGGCTGGAATATATGGCATGAATTTTAATACTGAAAAATCACCATATAATATGCCTGAACTCAATTGGTATTGGGGCTATCCACTCTGCTTGGCATTTATGGCAATTGTTGCTGGTGGATTAATATTCTTTTTTTGGCAGCGGGGTTGGCTAAATAATTCAGTAGATATTAAGCATGATTAA